A single Nostoc sp. PCC 7107 DNA region contains:
- the kdpC gene encoding K(+)-transporting ATPase subunit C: protein MVMFRETLRAIRITLILWLLTALIYPLAILVIGQGLFPFQANGSVMLNIDDKPIGSALIGQIFTDDRYFQGRPSTVRYSQGRKAKPNGISGGSNLAPSNPELLNRVIEKANEYQEESIQPIEDLIYTSGSGVDPHISLKAAREQIARVANARGIKEDDIIPLLNKFTDGRFLWIFGEPGINILRLNYALDLQDINRKLNQ from the coding sequence ATGGTAATGTTTCGAGAAACTCTCAGAGCAATTCGTATAACTTTGATATTGTGGTTGCTAACGGCACTAATTTATCCTTTAGCTATCCTGGTAATCGGTCAAGGTTTATTTCCTTTTCAAGCTAATGGGAGCGTCATGCTGAATATAGATGACAAACCTATTGGCTCGGCGTTGATTGGTCAAATATTCACTGACGATCGCTATTTTCAAGGTCGTCCTAGCACAGTAAGATATAGCCAAGGCAGAAAGGCTAAACCAAATGGGATATCTGGTGGTAGTAATCTTGCTCCTAGTAACCCAGAGTTGCTCAACCGCGTGATTGAAAAAGCCAATGAATACCAAGAAGAAAGTATTCAACCAATTGAAGATTTAATTTATACCTCCGGCTCAGGTGTAGATCCACATATTTCTTTAAAAGCCGCCAGAGAACAAATAGCCAGAGTCGCTAATGCTCGTGGTATCAAAGAAGATGACATCATACCTTTACTGAATAAGTTTACTGATGGCAGATTTTTATGGATTTTTGGCGAACCAGGAATTAATATTCTCCGCTTGAATTATGCACTGGATTTGCAAGATATCAATCGTAAGCTGAATCAATAA
- the nth gene encoding endonuclease III, with product MTTTRKSPSKKQRALEILHRLKHLYPDATCSLNYSTPVQLLVATILSAQCTDERVNKVTPNLFGRFPDAASLANADLAELENLVRSTGFYHNKAKNIQAACRMIVNEFGSVVPNQMEQLLKLPGVARKTANVVLAHAYGINAGVTVDTHVKRLSQRLGLTKYAEPVKIEQDLMKLLPQADWENWSIRLIYHGRAVCKARSPACGACQMADLCPTSDKVITIG from the coding sequence ATGACCACTACCCGCAAATCTCCCTCAAAAAAACAACGGGCGTTAGAAATTCTCCATCGCCTGAAGCATCTTTATCCAGATGCAACTTGTTCATTAAATTACTCAACACCTGTACAACTACTAGTTGCAACAATTCTCTCCGCTCAATGTACAGATGAGCGTGTCAATAAAGTTACACCCAATTTATTTGGTCGTTTTCCCGATGCAGCTAGTTTAGCCAATGCTGATTTAGCAGAATTAGAAAATTTAGTGCGTTCTACAGGGTTTTATCACAATAAAGCCAAGAATATACAAGCCGCCTGTCGAATGATTGTGAATGAATTTGGCTCGGTTGTGCCTAACCAAATGGAGCAGTTATTAAAATTGCCTGGTGTAGCACGGAAAACGGCAAATGTTGTTTTAGCTCATGCTTATGGGATAAATGCTGGGGTGACGGTTGATACTCACGTTAAGCGTTTGAGTCAGCGCTTGGGTTTAACTAAATACGCTGAACCAGTCAAAATTGAACAAGATTTGATGAAGTTATTACCCCAAGCAGATTGGGAAAATTGGTCAATTCGGCTAATTTACCACGGTCGCGCTGTTTGTAAAGCCCGTTCTCCTGCTTGTGGAGCTTGTCAGATGGCTGATTTATGTCCTACATCTGACAAAGTGATCACGATAGGCTAG
- the rseP gene encoding RIP metalloprotease RseP, translated as MSVLAAIAVLAVLILVHELGHFVAARSQGIYVNRFSLGFGPVLWKYQGTETEYAVRAFPLGGFVGFPDDDPDSEIPPNDPNLLRNRPVLDRAIVISAGVIANLIFAYLVLVIQLGIVGIPEKFNYQPGVLVQPVNEQSIAYQAGIREGDIVLAVNGQELPASDQATAILTKEIQTHPNQEIALKVQQQNQQVSLKLTPAQGTDGKGLVGIQLGPNGKPIFRKPNSPFEIFGIAANRFQQLFIGTLNGFGQLITNFQQTIGQVSGPVNIVKVGAKLAADDSTNLLSFAAIISINLAIINILPLPALDGGQLAFLLIEGLRGKPLPSRIQEGVMQTGLVLLLGLGIFLIVKETIQLTTQ; from the coding sequence ATGTCAGTTTTAGCAGCGATCGCCGTCTTGGCTGTTTTAATTTTGGTACACGAACTGGGACACTTTGTAGCAGCACGGTCTCAAGGCATTTATGTTAACCGCTTTTCTTTGGGTTTCGGCCCGGTTTTGTGGAAATATCAAGGAACGGAAACCGAATATGCTGTCCGTGCTTTTCCCTTGGGTGGCTTTGTGGGCTTTCCTGATGATGACCCAGATAGTGAAATTCCCCCCAACGACCCGAATTTGCTGCGTAACCGTCCCGTTTTAGATCGGGCGATCGTCATCAGTGCAGGAGTAATAGCAAATTTAATATTTGCCTATTTAGTGCTAGTTATCCAACTGGGTATTGTTGGTATCCCAGAAAAGTTCAACTATCAACCCGGTGTGCTTGTTCAACCAGTTAATGAACAATCCATTGCCTATCAAGCCGGCATTAGAGAAGGTGATATTGTTTTAGCAGTTAATGGTCAAGAACTTCCTGCTTCTGACCAAGCCACTGCTATCTTGACCAAAGAAATTCAAACTCATCCCAATCAGGAAATTGCTCTCAAAGTTCAGCAGCAAAATCAACAAGTTTCCCTAAAATTAACCCCAGCACAAGGCACTGATGGTAAAGGTCTTGTTGGCATTCAACTAGGGCCAAATGGTAAACCCATTTTTCGTAAACCTAATAGTCCTTTCGAGATTTTTGGTATTGCTGCTAATCGCTTCCAACAGTTATTTATCGGTACACTCAACGGTTTTGGGCAGTTAATTACTAATTTTCAACAAACCATCGGTCAAGTTTCAGGGCCAGTTAATATCGTCAAAGTTGGTGCAAAATTAGCCGCTGATGACAGCACGAATTTACTATCTTTTGCAGCGATTATTAGCATTAACTTAGCCATTATCAATATCTTGCCTTTACCAGCATTAGACGGCGGACAATTAGCTTTTCTATTGATTGAAGGTTTGCGCGGTAAACCCTTACCTAGCCGTATTCAAGAAGGTGTAATGCAAACTGGTTTGGTGCTACTTCTTGGCTTAGGCATTTTCTTAATAGTCAAAGAAACCATCCAATTAACTACTCAGTAG
- a CDS encoding glycosyltransferase family 2 protein, translated as MSQPLVTLGISTYNRAASLHQHCLAALEMLTYSNYEIIVIDDCSSDQTQDVLHEYKKKLKRLQFFRNKKNRGICYSRNRILKQSQGEIIVFCDDDVSIFPDCLDEIVKAYLQDAEVLFGWGGVYQCHSSCDSNELTFGSGSLFSLRRIVAKHFRFDTNIRYFKTYCCEEHEFARRVQREPGKIIKIPTAKANHYQAPAKNRAWRGLGGDLNYLYEKAKYGSILKYYQSLLIGIQYTIYCIILKHKIEEDYYQHYYREAVHSFHQILLLLRDGKLLIASKYLFNIIVDVPIRALIKRRIEAKQADNFRQSFEVADNIDLQSEFVQYSNFNTTESRELIVDIERTSIK; from the coding sequence ATGTCTCAACCATTAGTAACGCTTGGAATTTCGACATACAACAGAGCCGCAAGTTTGCATCAGCACTGTCTTGCTGCATTAGAAATGCTGACATATTCCAACTATGAAATTATTGTTATTGATGATTGCTCATCTGATCAAACTCAAGATGTATTGCATGAGTACAAAAAAAAGTTAAAGAGATTACAGTTTTTTCGTAATAAAAAAAATCGAGGCATTTGTTATTCAAGAAATCGAATTTTAAAACAATCCCAAGGAGAGATTATTGTATTTTGTGATGATGATGTTAGTATTTTTCCTGACTGTTTAGATGAAATTGTTAAAGCATATCTGCAAGATGCTGAAGTTTTATTTGGTTGGGGAGGAGTATATCAATGCCATAGTTCATGTGATAGCAATGAACTCACTTTTGGCTCTGGTAGCCTATTTTCTCTAAGACGTATAGTTGCCAAGCATTTTCGGTTTGATACTAATATTCGATATTTCAAAACTTATTGTTGCGAGGAGCATGAATTTGCTCGAAGAGTGCAACGCGAACCAGGAAAAATTATTAAAATTCCCACAGCCAAGGCAAATCATTACCAAGCTCCTGCTAAAAATAGAGCATGGCGAGGGTTAGGAGGAGACCTCAATTATCTTTATGAAAAAGCTAAATATGGTTCTATTTTGAAGTATTATCAGTCTTTGTTAATTGGGATTCAATATACTATTTACTGTATTATCTTGAAACATAAAATTGAAGAAGACTACTATCAGCACTATTACAGAGAAGCAGTTCATTCATTTCATCAAATACTGCTTCTTCTTAGAGATGGAAAGCTTTTAATTGCCAGTAAATATTTATTTAATATAATAGTTGATGTGCCGATTAGGGCATTAATTAAGCGCAGGATAGAAGCAAAACAGGCTGATAATTTTAGGCAATCATTTGAAGTTGCTGATAATATAGATTTGCAGAGTGAATTTGTGCAGTATAGCAATTTCAATACAACAGAAAGTCGAGAGCTAATTGTAGATATAGAGAGAACTTCAATAAAATAG
- the kdpA gene encoding potassium-transporting ATPase subunit KdpA, whose protein sequence is MGQGFLQIGLTLCFVIAIAPILGRYIARVFMGARTLLDPLMNPIEHSIYLVAGVNRKDDMTGWQYIRAILASNLVMGILVFGLIHYQRFLPWNPNGFFAPRWHTLLHTVISFVTNTDQQHYTPETTLSYFSQVAALGFLMFTSAGTGLAVGIAFIRGLTSKRLGNFYVDLIRGITRILLPISVVGAIALVLLGVPQTLDNPLIVETLEGSTQYLARGPVASFEMIKMLGENGGGFFAANSAHPFENPNGASNLIELIAMISIPAALIFTYGMFAKNLKQAWLLFWMVFTAFVILVWVTVSGELQGNPLVNGTLGVELPNLEGKEVRFGVIQTALWAVTTTATMTGAVNGMLDSLMPQGLFVTLFNLFVQIIWGGQGTGIAYLLIYLILTVFLTGLMVGRTPEFLGRKIEKREIILASVVLLIHPMMILIPSAIALAYPFSLSGITNPGFHGISQVVYEYASAAANNGSGLEKLNDNTLWWNLSTGLSMLAGRYIPIIAILLLADNMSRKPVTPETAGTLKTDSLLFTTVTAGIVLILGVLTFFPVLALGPIAEGFKLASGS, encoded by the coding sequence ATGGGACAAGGTTTTTTACAAATCGGACTGACGCTGTGCTTTGTCATAGCGATCGCCCCTATATTGGGAAGATACATAGCGCGTGTGTTCATGGGAGCGAGAACGCTGCTTGATCCCCTAATGAACCCAATTGAACACAGCATTTATCTGGTAGCAGGTGTTAACAGAAAAGATGATATGACAGGCTGGCAATATATCCGGGCGATTCTTGCCAGCAATCTTGTTATGGGGATTTTAGTTTTTGGTTTGATACATTATCAAAGATTTTTACCTTGGAATCCCAATGGCTTTTTTGCCCCGCGTTGGCATACCTTACTACACACTGTCATTTCTTTTGTCACCAACACTGATCAACAACACTACACCCCAGAGACAACCCTGAGTTACTTCAGCCAAGTAGCAGCTTTAGGCTTTTTGATGTTCACCTCGGCTGGTACAGGATTGGCGGTGGGGATCGCCTTTATTCGTGGTTTGACTAGTAAAAGGTTGGGTAACTTTTATGTTGACCTAATTCGTGGCATTACCAGGATATTACTGCCAATTTCGGTAGTTGGGGCGATCGCTCTCGTGTTATTAGGCGTACCGCAAACCCTAGATAACCCATTGATTGTGGAAACTCTAGAGGGCAGCACACAATATCTAGCCAGAGGCCCTGTCGCGTCCTTTGAGATGATTAAAATGTTGGGTGAGAACGGCGGTGGTTTCTTTGCAGCCAATTCCGCCCATCCCTTTGAAAATCCCAATGGCGCGTCTAACTTAATCGAACTCATCGCCATGATTTCCATTCCCGCAGCCTTGATATTCACCTACGGGATGTTTGCCAAAAATCTCAAACAAGCTTGGCTGTTATTTTGGATGGTATTTACCGCTTTTGTGATTTTAGTTTGGGTAACAGTCAGTGGCGAACTGCAAGGAAATCCCCTTGTTAACGGCACATTGGGAGTAGAACTGCCGAATTTAGAAGGTAAGGAAGTCAGATTTGGAGTCATACAAACAGCACTGTGGGCAGTGACTACCACCGCCACAATGACTGGTGCAGTTAATGGAATGCTTGATTCTCTCATGCCTCAAGGATTATTTGTGACGTTATTTAATTTATTTGTGCAAATAATCTGGGGAGGACAAGGTACAGGTATAGCTTACTTGTTAATTTACTTAATTCTCACCGTGTTCTTAACGGGGTTGATGGTGGGACGCACACCGGAATTTTTAGGACGCAAAATTGAAAAGCGCGAAATCATCCTCGCCAGCGTTGTGCTGTTGATTCACCCCATGATGATTTTAATTCCCAGCGCGATCGCCCTAGCTTATCCTTTCTCCCTCTCAGGAATTACAAACCCAGGCTTTCATGGTATTTCTCAAGTAGTTTATGAATATGCCTCAGCCGCAGCTAATAACGGTTCCGGCTTAGAGAAACTAAATGATAATACCCTGTGGTGGAATTTAAGCACTGGGTTGAGTATGTTGGCTGGGCGCTATATCCCAATTATTGCCATCTTGCTATTAGCTGATAATATGTCTCGCAAACCAGTCACACCAGAAACAGCAGGAACACTCAAAACCGATTCATTACTATTCACCACAGTTACAGCAGGCATAGTACTGATTTTAGGCGTGTTGACATTTTTTCCCGTTTTAGCCCTAGGCCCCATCGCCGAAGGATTTAAACTAGCATCTGGCAGTTAG
- a CDS encoding universal stress protein has product MLDNTNSGAAINSSYPVRRGKHKIFIGMAPGVGKTYRMLEEGNALKQEGIDVVIGLLETHGRKDTAEKAVGLEIIPRKEISRGGLTLTEMDTETILQRCLPTSSYGSKSQLVLVDELAHTNVPGSPREKRYQDVEVILAAGIDVYSTMNVQHLESLNDLVARITGVVVRERVPDRILEAADEVVVVDVTPETLQERLLEGKIYAQPKIQQALDNFFQRRNLIALRELALREVADNIEEDAIASTPNGQFCNIHERVLVCISTYPNSLQLLRRGARLANYMNAPLYVVFVADPERFLSKDESLHIHNCEKLCQEFAGTFLRVTNGNIAQAIAEVAEKYRITQIVIGESQRSRWQILLKGSLTQKLVRLLKNIDIHIIASDKNSSVKI; this is encoded by the coding sequence ATGTTAGATAACACTAATTCAGGTGCAGCTATCAATTCTTCTTATCCAGTACGTCGAGGTAAACATAAAATCTTCATTGGGATGGCTCCGGGTGTTGGTAAAACCTATCGGATGTTAGAAGAAGGAAATGCGCTCAAACAAGAAGGAATTGATGTAGTTATTGGACTGTTGGAAACCCACGGACGTAAAGATACGGCAGAAAAAGCCGTAGGGTTAGAAATCATTCCCCGTAAGGAAATTTCTAGAGGTGGGTTGACGCTGACGGAAATGGATACAGAGACAATTTTACAGCGATGTCTACCCACAAGCAGCTATGGCTCTAAGTCTCAATTGGTTTTAGTTGATGAACTCGCCCATACCAATGTCCCTGGTTCCCCACGAGAGAAACGCTACCAAGATGTAGAAGTAATTTTGGCTGCGGGTATTGATGTCTACTCCACAATGAATGTGCAGCATTTAGAAAGTCTCAATGACTTGGTAGCTCGAATTACTGGGGTAGTTGTTCGAGAAAGGGTTCCAGATAGAATTTTAGAAGCGGCTGACGAAGTAGTTGTAGTAGATGTTACACCGGAAACTCTGCAAGAACGGTTGTTAGAAGGGAAAATTTACGCACAACCCAAAATTCAACAAGCTTTAGATAACTTTTTTCAGCGCCGCAACTTGATTGCTTTACGAGAATTGGCTTTGCGAGAGGTAGCAGATAACATTGAAGAAGATGCGATCGCTTCTACACCAAATGGACAATTTTGTAACATTCATGAACGAGTTTTAGTCTGTATATCTACTTACCCAAATTCCTTACAATTACTGCGACGTGGTGCGAGACTGGCTAATTACATGAATGCACCACTGTATGTTGTGTTTGTCGCTGATCCTGAACGCTTCTTAAGTAAGGATGAAAGCTTACATATTCACAACTGTGAAAAGCTCTGTCAAGAATTTGCCGGGACTTTTCTGCGTGTCACCAATGGTAACATAGCCCAGGCGATCGCCGAAGTTGCTGAAAAATACCGCATTACTCAAATTGTCATTGGAGAAAGTCAGCGATCTCGCTGGCAAATTCTCCTTAAAGGCTCGTTAACCCAAAAACTAGTGCGCTTATTAAAAAATATTGATATTCATATTATTGCTAGTGATAAAAATTCTTCAGTTAAAATCTGA
- a CDS encoding glutathione S-transferase family protein: MTDTKTPKKGKSLPPKLIIGLGKFVWTTLWQIMMSRLAPRNKSGEYIRPDSQFRNVVSSAEGNIYQPAAGRYKLYVGLGCPWAHRTLVVRALKGLEDVISVTTVEPSAESGGWVFTSEDEGCQTLAELYQLAQPGYTGRSTVPVLWDKQTKTIVNNESAEIIVILNSEFNEFATNPTLNLYPAELKEKIDWWNQKIYTSVNNGVYRCGFAQTQAAYNQVCDELFTTLDEIDAALNTSRYLCGNHVTLADVRLFTTLFRFDIVYYGLFKCNRRRIQDYPNLGAYLRELYQLPSVAGTCDLESVKQDYYGNLFPLNPGGIVPSGPDMAFMLKPHNRETIGVG, translated from the coding sequence ATGACTGACACAAAAACTCCAAAAAAAGGCAAATCTTTGCCGCCAAAGCTCATCATCGGTTTGGGTAAATTTGTCTGGACAACTCTTTGGCAGATTATGATGTCCCGACTCGCCCCTCGCAATAAATCAGGAGAATATATTCGTCCCGACAGCCAGTTTAGAAATGTTGTTAGTTCAGCGGAAGGAAATATTTATCAACCAGCTGCGGGACGTTACAAACTTTATGTTGGTTTAGGTTGTCCTTGGGCGCACCGCACACTAGTTGTCAGGGCGCTCAAAGGGCTAGAAGATGTTATCTCAGTCACCACGGTTGAACCTTCTGCGGAGTCTGGAGGTTGGGTATTTACCAGCGAAGACGAAGGTTGTCAAACTCTGGCTGAATTGTATCAGCTTGCCCAACCGGGTTACACTGGGCGCAGTACAGTTCCCGTGTTATGGGACAAACAAACCAAAACCATTGTCAATAACGAAAGTGCCGAAATTATTGTCATACTGAACTCAGAATTTAATGAGTTTGCGACAAATCCCACATTGAATCTCTACCCAGCAGAACTAAAAGAGAAAATAGACTGGTGGAACCAAAAGATTTACACAAGTGTGAACAATGGTGTTTATCGTTGCGGCTTTGCCCAAACTCAAGCAGCCTACAACCAAGTTTGTGATGAACTGTTCACCACTCTTGATGAAATTGATGCAGCCTTAAATACCAGCCGATATCTTTGTGGCAACCACGTTACCTTAGCAGATGTACGTTTATTCACCACACTGTTTCGGTTTGACATTGTGTATTATGGGTTGTTCAAGTGTAACCGTCGCCGCATTCAAGACTATCCCAATTTAGGAGCCTACTTGCGCGAATTATATCAGTTACCAAGTGTTGCAGGCACTTGTGATTTAGAAAGTGTCAAGCAAGATTATTATGGTAATCTTTTCCCACTTAATCCTGGTGGGATTGTGCCGAGTGGCCCTGATATGGCATTTATGTTAAAGCCACACAATCGTGAAACTATTGGAGTAGGTTAG
- a CDS encoding potassium-transporting ATPase subunit F has translation MNNEPINLMRAIAYILPQWRKQKLVLGILIGLVLNLGISRGVYAATNTTLQIQFTWAYGVLGAIILGLIIYLLIVVFQPERF, from the coding sequence ATGAATAACGAGCCGATAAATTTAATGCGGGCGATCGCCTATATTTTGCCACAATGGCGTAAACAAAAACTGGTATTGGGAATTCTGATTGGACTTGTTCTCAATTTAGGAATTTCTCGCGGAGTTTATGCAGCTACTAATACCACATTACAAATTCAATTTACTTGGGCGTATGGTGTTTTAGGAGCGATTATTTTAGGGCTGATAATTTACTTATTGATTGTAGTTTTTCAACCAGAACGTTTCTAA
- the kdpB gene encoding potassium-transporting ATPase subunit KdpB: MNPVAPTPKSKTPRTRPSDRRQVRKKAKINNQVIYTRAIRDAFIKLNPIVAIKNPVMFVVWIGTLVTFAVTIDPNLFGPTQQRNPQLFNGILTGILFFTIWFANFAEAVAEGRGKAQADALRSTQSETIAKKLAADGSISEVSSTSLQQGDNVYIVAGDIIPADGEVIMGVASVDESAITGESAPVLKESGSDVASSVTGGTRIISDELIIRVTADPGKGFIDRMITLVEGAERSKTPNEIALTVLLAVLSLIFLFVVATLPAFAYYVQSPVSIPVLIALLVALIPTTIGGLLSAIGIAGMDRVAQFNVIATSGRSVEACGDINTLVLDKTGTITLGNRLAEEFIPVNGHSTQELAYIALIASIFDDTPEGKSIVRLAERFGARLDFDPHQAAAVEFSAKTRMSGTNLVNGREARKGAVGAIKEFVLSRNGRDTPELDAAYQRVSQQGGTPLGVCLDLEIYGVIYLKDIVKPGIRERFAQLRRMGVRTVMLTGDNHITASVIAKEAGVDDFIAEATPEDKISVIQREQAEGKLVAMTGDGTNDAPALAQANVGVAMNTGTQAAKEAANMVDLDSDPTKLIDIISIGKQLLITRGALTTFSIANDIAKYFAIIPVIFAATNLQSLNIMNLTSTNSAVLSALIYNAVIIPALIPLALKGVKFRPLTANQLLKRNLLIYGLGGVIAPFIAIKLLDLVITAVGLA, encoded by the coding sequence ATGAATCCAGTTGCACCTACCCCAAAATCAAAAACACCAAGAACGCGTCCGAGCGATCGCCGCCAAGTGCGGAAAAAAGCCAAAATAAATAATCAAGTAATTTACACCAGGGCAATTAGGGATGCTTTTATTAAGCTAAATCCCATAGTAGCTATCAAAAATCCGGTGATGTTTGTGGTGTGGATTGGCACACTCGTTACCTTCGCCGTTACCATTGATCCCAACTTATTCGGCCCTACCCAACAGCGAAATCCGCAACTGTTCAACGGAATCCTCACTGGGATATTGTTTTTTACAATCTGGTTTGCTAACTTTGCCGAAGCCGTAGCCGAAGGACGAGGTAAAGCCCAAGCCGATGCGTTGCGATCGACACAATCAGAAACCATCGCCAAAAAACTCGCCGCCGATGGCTCAATTAGCGAGGTTTCTTCCACTAGTCTCCAACAAGGTGACAACGTATATATCGTTGCTGGCGATATCATTCCTGCTGATGGGGAAGTGATTATGGGTGTCGCCTCAGTGGATGAATCTGCAATTACGGGTGAATCTGCACCAGTTCTCAAAGAATCAGGTTCAGATGTCGCTAGTTCCGTTACAGGTGGAACACGCATCATCTCTGACGAGTTAATCATCCGCGTCACAGCTGATCCCGGCAAAGGCTTTATTGATCGGATGATTACCTTAGTAGAGGGTGCAGAACGCAGCAAAACACCCAACGAAATCGCCCTCACAGTTTTACTAGCAGTATTAAGCTTAATATTTCTGTTTGTTGTCGCTACCTTACCAGCATTTGCCTACTACGTTCAAAGTCCTGTCAGCATCCCTGTTTTAATTGCGTTATTAGTAGCATTGATCCCCACAACCATCGGCGGCTTACTCAGCGCCATTGGTATTGCAGGGATGGATCGAGTCGCTCAATTTAACGTTATCGCTACCTCTGGACGATCAGTGGAAGCCTGCGGCGATATCAACACATTAGTTCTCGATAAAACCGGCACGATTACCCTCGGCAACCGTTTAGCTGAAGAATTTATCCCGGTTAACGGTCATTCTACGCAGGAATTGGCTTATATCGCCCTAATAGCCAGCATATTTGACGATACACCAGAAGGTAAATCCATTGTGCGACTTGCAGAAAGATTCGGCGCACGATTAGATTTTGATCCCCACCAAGCCGCAGCCGTGGAATTCTCAGCCAAAACCCGGATGAGTGGGACAAATTTAGTCAATGGACGGGAAGCCCGCAAAGGTGCAGTTGGCGCGATTAAAGAATTTGTTCTTTCCCGCAACGGCCGAGATACCCCAGAACTAGATGCTGCATACCAACGAGTTTCTCAACAAGGGGGTACACCTCTAGGAGTTTGCTTAGATCTAGAAATTTATGGTGTGATCTATCTCAAAGATATTGTCAAACCAGGCATTCGTGAGCGTTTTGCCCAATTGCGTCGGATGGGTGTACGGACTGTTATGCTCACTGGAGATAACCATATTACCGCATCGGTGATTGCTAAAGAAGCTGGTGTGGATGATTTTATTGCTGAAGCCACACCCGAAGATAAAATCAGCGTCATTCAACGAGAACAGGCTGAAGGCAAGCTAGTCGCCATGACAGGCGACGGGACTAACGATGCTCCCGCATTGGCACAGGCAAATGTTGGTGTGGCGATGAATACTGGTACTCAAGCTGCTAAAGAAGCAGCCAACATGGTAGATTTAGATTCTGACCCTACCAAACTCATCGATATTATCAGTATTGGTAAACAACTGTTAATTACCCGTGGGGCATTGACAACATTTTCTATTGCTAATGATATTGCTAAGTATTTTGCAATTATTCCGGTAATTTTTGCAGCCACTAACCTGCAAAGTCTGAATATTATGAATTTAACTAGCACAAATTCCGCTGTGCTATCAGCATTAATTTACAACGCTGTGATTATTCCCGCATTAATTCCTTTAGCTTTAAAAGGTGTGAAATTTAGACCGCTGACAGCTAATCAATTACTCAAACGCAATCTTTTGATTTATGGCTTAGGTGGCGTGATTGCACCGTTTATTGCGATTAAGCTATTAGATTTGGTGATTACAGCAGTAGGGCTGGCTTAG